The nucleotide sequence CCCACATCGTTCAGCTCGATATTATCGGTCAGGTTATCGGAATAGATATTGGCCGTAATGGCTTCTATGCCCAGCTTTTGGGCTTTCTCGATATTGGTTTGGTTGTTATCTACCAATACGACATGTCGATTGTTCTTATGCAGATAATCGGCGATCAGTCTTGATACTTTTGACGCACCGATAATTACAATGCCTTCCGATTTTTCCAAGAACACGCCCAGTAACTTCGCCATGAAGCGCGCCGTGGATGCGTTGAGCAGAACGGTACCCAAAACGATCATAAAGACCAATGGGGTAATGTAATCTGCCCCGGGCTCTCCTCTCAAAATCAATTTAGAGCCAAAAAGGGAAGCAATACCCGCAGCTACGATACCCCTAGGACCTACCCAACTGATAAATAGCTTTTCCCTAAAGTTGAGCTTGGATCCCGCAGTACTCAAAAATACGCCCAAGGGCCTTACGACAAACACCACTATGGCAAAAAGAATAAGGGTTTTATAGTTGTACAGTAGTTCAAGTTCGGGCAAATTCATACTTGCCGAGAGCAGTATGAAAAGCATGGAAATCAACAATATACTGATAGATTCCTTAAAATAGAGCAATTCCTTAATATTGGGCAGCTGGGTATTTCCCATGACCATCCCCATGACCACCACGGCCAACAAACCGGATTCGTGTGCAAACAACTCCGAAATAACGAAAACAGAAAGCACTACGGACAAAGACACCACATTCAACAAATAATGGGGAACATAGTTCCTTTTTATGGCCAAGGTCAAGGCGTGCGCAAAGGTGAAGCCAAAGGTAAAGCCCAACAACAGTACCTTTACAAATTCCAATAAGCCGGTTTGGGTATACCCTTGTCCCTCACCGATGCTAATGAACTCAAATACCAATACCGCCACAAGGGCTCCAATGGGATCTATAAGAATACCCTCCCACTTCAATATGGCCGAAAGATCTTTCTTTAAAGGAATATTTCTAAGAATAGGGGTAATTACCGTTGGCCCGGTAACAATGATAAGGGCCGAAAACAAAAATGATATTTGCCAACTTAGCTCAAAAATAAAATGGGCGGCAGTACCTGCCAAAAAGAAGGTCACTGCACTACCTACGGTAATCAGCTTGGTAATTACGGGGCCTACCCTGGTCACCTCAGAACGTTTCAGGGTGAGTCCTCCCTCGAACAAGATAACCCCAATGGCCAATGATACAAAGTGGTAAAGGCTTTCACCGAGGAAGAGTCCTTCCTTCTCGTTCCAGATAGGTCGGATCAACTTTGTCCCGTCTTCCGTAAACAACGTAGATATAGGCCCTACCAATAGCCCTATAAGAATAAGGGGCAAAATGGCCGGTAGTTTAAATCGCCATGCTACCCACTGTGCAATAATTCCAAGGATAATTATTCCCGCTAATTCTACCATAAAAAAATTTGAAGCAAGATAAGTTTTAATATAGAAAAAATCCATCTACAGCAAAAAAAACCTTGAACCCATCTTAAAAAAGGCTCCGTGTAAAACCCACAAAAGCCCCTGTAAGCAAAGCCCTACATATAACTTGCGATAGTAGGCTGGGAATTATCTTTTCGGCGCTCTTGCAGGATAATTTTTAATTGGTTAT is from Zobellia galactanivorans and encodes:
- a CDS encoding cation:proton antiporter, with translation MVELAGIIILGIIAQWVAWRFKLPAILPLILIGLLVGPISTLFTEDGTKLIRPIWNEKEGLFLGESLYHFVSLAIGVILFEGGLTLKRSEVTRVGPVITKLITVGSAVTFFLAGTAAHFIFELSWQISFLFSALIIVTGPTVITPILRNIPLKKDLSAILKWEGILIDPIGALVAVLVFEFISIGEGQGYTQTGLLEFVKVLLLGFTFGFTFAHALTLAIKRNYVPHYLLNVVSLSVVLSVFVISELFAHESGLLAVVVMGMVMGNTQLPNIKELLYFKESISILLISMLFILLSASMNLPELELLYNYKTLILFAIVVFVVRPLGVFLSTAGSKLNFREKLFISWVGPRGIVAAGIASLFGSKLILRGEPGADYITPLVFMIVLGTVLLNASTARFMAKLLGVFLEKSEGIVIIGASKVSRLIADYLHKNNRHVVLVDNNQTNIEKAQKLGIEAITANIYSDNLTDNIELNDVGYLMALTGNSDINKYAVEKFGSQFGENGSFRLIDSDEMNDPENNPKEGLFSHTDDFIKLTETARMFPIIHEIEIKDKEHYEGLIEITKADDHVVPIFLKTPDGDLKIIPSFSTDFEDISGGYRLVYLGKILEVDETEDEVETKHQDEE